One part of the Janthinobacterium sp. 17J80-10 genome encodes these proteins:
- the ispH gene encoding 4-hydroxy-3-methylbut-2-enyl diphosphate reductase: protein MDKEVLLAQPRGFCAGVDRAIEIVERALAQFGAPIYVRHEIVHNAYVVEDLRSKGAVFIEELEDVPAGNTVIFSAHGVSKAVEAEAAARGLKVFDATCPLVTKVHMEVAKMRREGREIVMIGHAGHPEVEGTMGQTDEGMHLVETVADVDKLAVRSPDLLAYVSQTTLSVDDTADVIAALKRRFPNIAEPKKGDICYATTNRQEAVKFMAPQVDLVIVVGSPNSSNSNRLREVARKKGTEAYMVDNAGEIDPAWLEGKKRIGVTAGASAPEILVNEVIARLKAFGAQSVRPLEGVEEHVTFPMPKGLGIQPAAKD from the coding sequence ATGGACAAGGAAGTATTGCTGGCGCAGCCGCGCGGATTTTGTGCCGGCGTGGATCGCGCCATCGAGATCGTCGAGCGTGCGCTGGCCCAGTTTGGTGCGCCGATCTACGTGCGGCACGAAATTGTGCACAACGCCTATGTGGTCGAGGACTTGCGCAGCAAGGGCGCCGTCTTCATCGAAGAGCTGGAGGATGTCCCGGCCGGCAATACGGTCATTTTTTCCGCGCACGGTGTTTCCAAGGCCGTCGAGGCCGAAGCGGCGGCGCGCGGCCTGAAGGTATTCGATGCCACTTGCCCTCTGGTGACCAAGGTCCACATGGAAGTGGCCAAGATGCGCCGCGAAGGACGGGAAATCGTCATGATCGGCCATGCAGGACATCCGGAAGTCGAAGGCACCATGGGCCAGACCGACGAAGGTATGCACCTGGTTGAGACCGTCGCCGATGTCGACAAGCTGGCAGTGCGCAGTCCCGACCTGCTCGCCTACGTATCGCAAACCACGCTGTCGGTGGACGATACTGCCGACGTCATCGCCGCCCTCAAGCGGCGCTTTCCGAATATCGCCGAACCGAAAAAAGGCGACATCTGCTACGCCACCACCAACCGACAGGAAGCGGTCAAGTTCATGGCGCCGCAGGTGGATCTGGTCATCGTGGTCGGCAGCCCCAACAGTTCCAATTCCAACCGCTTGCGCGAAGTCGCGCGCAAGAAGGGTACGGAAGCCTACATGGTGGACAATGCCGGAGAAATCGACCCTGCCTGGCTGGAAGGCAAGAAACGCATTGGCGTGACCGCTGGCGCCTCCGCCCCCGAAATTCTGGTGAATGAAGTAATTGCGCGCCTGAAGGCATTCGGTGCCCAGAGCGTGCGGCCGCTGGAGGGCGTCGAGGAACATGTGACATTCCCGATGCCCAAGGGCCTGGGCATTCAGCCCGCGGCAAAGGACTGA
- a CDS encoding FKBP-type peptidyl-prolyl cis-trans isomerase → MSNSQLPFVTESSYLTLHYRLMSMAGEDIISTFKDTPATLQLGLGQLAPPLEAILLGLPEGTHQTFELTPEQAFGPRNPELIQRVSRATLEENSAPGESYTVGDLVDFAAPGGGRFAGVLLEINDKDALFDFNHPLAGQPVKFEVKIIGVL, encoded by the coding sequence ATGTCTAATTCGCAACTGCCTTTCGTTACCGAATCCTCGTACCTCACCTTGCATTACCGCCTGATGTCGATGGCGGGTGAAGATATCATCAGCACGTTCAAGGATACACCGGCCACATTGCAGCTCGGTTTGGGCCAGCTGGCACCGCCGCTCGAAGCCATCTTGCTGGGCTTGCCTGAAGGTACGCATCAAACTTTTGAACTGACGCCGGAACAGGCGTTCGGCCCACGCAACCCGGAGTTGATCCAGCGGGTTTCGCGCGCCACCCTCGAAGAAAATTCCGCCCCGGGTGAAAGCTACACAGTGGGTGACCTGGTGGATTTTGCTGCGCCTGGCGGCGGGCGTTTCGCGGGCGTGCTGCTGGAAATAAATGACAAGGATGCCTTGTTCGACTTTAACCATCCACTGGCGGGCCAGCCGGTCAAGTTCGAAGTCAAGATCATCGGCGTCCTGTAA
- a CDS encoding branched-chain amino acid ABC transporter permease, whose protein sequence is MDIFIQQIVNGLVLGSMYALIALGYTMVYGVLNLINFAHGEVLMIGAMTGLTILNILHDVAPGLPGPVKLLIAIAGAIPVCVLVNVVIERVAYRRLRNAPRLAPLITAIGVSILLQTFAMMIWGRNPLPFPQVMPSDPYEIFGALISSTQVMLLLLAALAMAALVYLVERTKMGRAMRATAENPRVAGLMGVDANRVIMFTFAVGAALAAVAGVMWGANYSSAQFAMGFTPGIKAFSAAVLGGIGNIYGAMAGGILLGLIESLGAGYIGELTGDFLGSQYQDIFAFVVLIIVLTLRPSGIMGERVADRA, encoded by the coding sequence ATGGATATTTTCATCCAGCAGATCGTCAACGGTCTGGTGTTGGGTAGCATGTATGCGCTGATCGCCCTGGGCTATACCATGGTGTACGGCGTGCTCAATCTTATTAATTTTGCCCATGGCGAGGTGCTGATGATCGGCGCCATGACGGGCCTGACCATCCTGAATATCCTGCACGATGTCGCGCCGGGGTTGCCCGGCCCGGTCAAGCTCCTGATTGCGATTGCCGGCGCGATTCCCGTATGCGTGCTGGTCAATGTCGTCATCGAGCGCGTGGCTTACCGGCGCCTGCGCAATGCCCCGCGCCTGGCGCCGCTGATTACCGCCATAGGCGTGTCGATCCTGCTGCAGACCTTCGCCATGATGATCTGGGGGCGCAATCCGCTGCCGTTCCCGCAGGTGATGCCGTCCGACCCTTATGAAATATTCGGCGCGCTGATTTCATCCACCCAGGTCATGTTGCTGCTCCTGGCGGCATTGGCGATGGCCGCACTGGTCTATCTCGTGGAGAGAACCAAAATGGGCCGCGCCATGCGCGCTACCGCAGAAAACCCGCGCGTGGCCGGTCTCATGGGCGTGGATGCCAACCGCGTGATCATGTTCACCTTTGCCGTCGGCGCCGCGCTGGCGGCGGTGGCTGGCGTCATGTGGGGCGCAAATTATTCGTCCGCGCAGTTCGCCATGGGTTTTACTCCAGGAATCAAGGCATTTTCTGCCGCGGTGCTGGGTGGCATCGGCAATATCTACGGCGCCATGGCCGGCGGCATCCTGCTGGGCCTGATAGAAAGCCTGGGCGCCGGCTACATCGGCGAGCTGACCGGCGATTTCCTTGGTAGCCAGTACCAGGATATCTTCGCCTTTGTTGTCCTGATCATCGTGCTGACCCTGCGGCCTTCCGGCATCATGGGCGAGCGCGTGGCCGACCGCGCATAA
- a CDS encoding ABC transporter ATP-binding protein has product MQAPVILDIAGVGKRFGGLQALSGVSLRVRQGQVYGLIGPNGAGKTTCFNVITGLYQPDAGTFTLAGKPYSPSAPHKVAAAGIARTFQNIRLFGEMSALENVMVGRHVRTRQGVLGAILRHRAAREEEAAIRRRALELLDYVGIGRLASRTARFLSYGDQRRLEIARALATDPQLLALDEPAAGMNATEKLGLRELLLKIKADGKTILLIEHDVKLVMGLCDRITVLDYGKPIAEGTPAEVQQSPAVIEAYLGGGGA; this is encoded by the coding sequence ATGCAAGCCCCCGTGATCCTGGATATTGCCGGCGTGGGCAAGCGCTTCGGCGGCCTGCAGGCACTCTCGGGCGTCAGCCTGCGCGTGCGCCAGGGACAGGTATATGGGCTGATTGGCCCCAATGGCGCCGGCAAGACGACCTGCTTCAATGTCATCACGGGCCTGTACCAGCCGGATGCCGGCACCTTCACCCTGGCCGGCAAACCCTATTCACCGTCGGCGCCGCACAAGGTGGCCGCCGCCGGCATCGCCCGCACGTTCCAGAACATCCGCCTGTTCGGCGAAATGAGCGCACTGGAAAATGTCATGGTCGGGCGCCACGTGCGCACGCGCCAGGGCGTGCTCGGCGCCATCCTGCGTCACAGGGCCGCGCGCGAAGAGGAGGCGGCGATCCGCCGGCGCGCGCTGGAGCTGCTGGACTATGTCGGCATCGGCCGGCTGGCCAGCCGCACCGCGCGCTTTCTCTCTTATGGCGACCAGCGCCGCCTGGAAATCGCCCGCGCATTGGCCACCGACCCGCAGCTGCTCGCATTGGATGAGCCGGCCGCCGGCATGAATGCCACGGAAAAACTGGGCTTGCGCGAGCTGCTGCTGAAGATCAAGGCCGATGGCAAGACCATTCTCCTGATCGAGCACGACGTCAAACTCGTCATGGGCCTGTGCGACCGCATCACCGTGCTCGATTACGGCAAGCCGATTGCTGAAGGCACACCCGCCGAAGTGCAGCAAAGCCCCGCAGTGATCGAAGCCTATCTGGGAGGAGGCGGCGCATGA
- a CDS encoding ABC transporter ATP-binding protein, which yields MTQQDNRAAETILRIDDLRIAYGGIQAVKGVALEVRRGELVTLIGANGAGKTTTLKAITGTLPDCRVEGHIGYQGKAIKGMHSFQLVQQGLAMVPEGRGVFARMTILENLAMGAYTRKDQAGVDADIEKWFAIFPRLKERASQLAGTLSGGEQQMLAMARALMSRPQLLLLDEPSMGLAPIMVEKIFQVVRDISAQGITILLVEQNARLALQAAHRGYVMESGLITMAGAADDLLHNPKVREAYLGEYCEP from the coding sequence ATGACACAGCAAGACAATAGGGCGGCCGAAACCATCCTGCGCATCGATGATTTGCGCATTGCCTATGGCGGCATCCAGGCGGTCAAGGGCGTCGCCCTGGAAGTGCGGCGCGGCGAGCTGGTGACGCTGATCGGCGCCAATGGCGCCGGCAAGACCACAACGCTCAAGGCCATCACCGGTACGCTGCCTGATTGCCGCGTCGAAGGGCATATCGGCTATCAGGGCAAAGCCATCAAGGGCATGCATTCCTTCCAGCTGGTGCAGCAGGGACTGGCGATGGTGCCGGAAGGGCGTGGCGTGTTTGCCCGCATGACCATCCTGGAAAACCTGGCGATGGGCGCCTATACGCGCAAGGACCAGGCAGGCGTCGACGCCGATATCGAAAAATGGTTTGCGATTTTCCCGCGCCTGAAGGAGCGGGCATCGCAACTGGCCGGCACCCTTTCCGGTGGCGAACAGCAAATGCTGGCCATGGCGCGCGCGCTGATGAGCCGGCCACAGCTTTTGCTGCTGGATGAACCCTCCATGGGCCTGGCGCCGATCATGGTGGAAAAGATATTCCAGGTCGTGCGCGACATCTCGGCGCAGGGGATTACCATCCTGCTGGTCGAGCAAAATGCCCGGCTCGCCCTGCAGGCCGCTCACCGCGGCTATGTCATGGAGTCGGGCCTGATCACCATGGCAGGCGCGGCTGACGACTTGCTGCACAATCCTAAAGTACGGGAAGCTTACCTCGGCGAATATTGCGAGCCTTGA
- the rpmB gene encoding 50S ribosomal protein L28, with protein MARVCQVTGKGPMVGNNVSHANNKTKRRFLPNLQNRRIFVESENRWVSLRLSNAGLRVIDKIGIDAVLADMRARGEKV; from the coding sequence ATGGCACGTGTTTGCCAAGTCACCGGGAAGGGGCCGATGGTCGGCAACAACGTTTCCCATGCAAACAACAAGACGAAACGTCGCTTTTTGCCCAACCTGCAAAATCGCCGCATTTTCGTTGAATCCGAAAACCGCTGGGTTTCCCTGCGCCTGTCCAACGCCGGCCTGCGTGTTATCGACAAGATCGGTATCGATGCCGTTCTGGCCGACATGCGCGCCCGTGGCGAAAAAGTCTAA
- the radC gene encoding DNA repair protein RadC: MAITDWPEEHRPRERLIRHGPQALSDAELLAVFLRVGVAGKSAVDLGRDMVGHFGSLNRMFSSKLTEFSAINGLGPAKYAQLQAVLELARRAMTEQLQAGVALSSPQTVRHYLQLLLAVKPHEIFAVLFLDVKNRLIASDELFRGTLTHTSVYPREVVKAALAHNAASVIFAHNHPSGTPDPSAADHSLTQALKQALALVDVRVLDHFIVAGPHVHSFAEHGQL, encoded by the coding sequence ATGGCAATTACCGACTGGCCCGAAGAACACCGTCCGCGCGAACGCCTGATCCGGCATGGTCCCCAGGCGCTGTCCGACGCCGAATTATTGGCGGTATTCCTGCGCGTGGGCGTGGCGGGCAAGAGTGCGGTCGACCTTGGCCGCGACATGGTCGGCCATTTCGGTTCGCTGAACCGGATGTTTTCATCGAAGCTCACCGAGTTTTCCGCCATTAACGGCCTTGGACCAGCCAAGTATGCGCAGTTGCAAGCCGTGCTGGAATTGGCGCGCAGGGCAATGACGGAACAGTTACAGGCAGGCGTGGCGCTCAGTTCGCCCCAGACGGTGCGGCATTACCTGCAATTGCTTCTGGCGGTCAAGCCGCATGAAATTTTTGCAGTCCTGTTCCTGGACGTCAAAAACCGCCTGATCGCCAGCGACGAACTGTTTCGCGGCACTCTCACCCACACCAGCGTCTATCCACGCGAAGTCGTCAAGGCGGCGCTGGCCCACAATGCGGCCAGCGTGATTTTTGCGCATAACCACCCTTCCGGCACCCCGGACCCCAGCGCCGCCGACCATAGTCTCACGCAAGCACTGAAACAGGCGCTGGCCCTGGTGGATGTGCGTGTACTGGATCATTTCATCGTTGCCGGTCCCCACGTGCATTCCTTTGCAGAGCACGGCCAGCTGTAA
- a CDS encoding ABC transporter ATP-binding protein — translation MFYFNYRLQPRKTIASVAVLTVLLVAFPFIASQFGNSWVRIMDYALLYIMLALGLNIVVGFAGLLDLGYIAFYALGSYMTGLLASPQFAVVLQSFVDQYPALGAALVSFFGPEIAQNGIHLSVWLIVPLGALLAGLLGALLGAPTLKLRGDYLAVVTLGFGEIIRIFMNNLSGPVNITNGPQGINLIEPIRIAGVSLAGEAGSQATVHIGDFSMPSVNAYYFLFLFLCLAIIFVSYRLQHSRLGRAWVAIREDEIAAKAMGINTRNMKLLAFAMGASFGGVAGAMFASFQGFVSPESFTLMESIAVLAMVVLGGMGHIPGVILGGILLAALPEILRHVVEPAQHLLFGKVVIEAEILRQLLYGLAMVLIMLFRPAGIWPAPRQEDRPDADIDAPGKSTDVVAA, via the coding sequence GTGTTTTACTTCAATTACCGACTCCAGCCGCGCAAGACCATTGCCAGCGTGGCTGTACTGACCGTATTGCTGGTCGCCTTTCCCTTTATCGCTTCCCAGTTCGGCAATTCGTGGGTGCGCATCATGGATTACGCGCTGCTCTACATCATGCTGGCGCTGGGACTCAATATCGTGGTCGGCTTTGCGGGGCTGCTCGACCTCGGCTACATTGCCTTCTACGCCCTGGGCTCCTACATGACGGGCCTGCTGGCTTCGCCCCAGTTCGCCGTGGTGCTGCAATCCTTTGTCGACCAGTACCCCGCACTGGGGGCCGCACTGGTATCCTTCTTCGGCCCGGAAATCGCGCAGAACGGCATCCACCTCTCGGTGTGGCTGATCGTGCCGCTCGGCGCACTTCTGGCTGGGCTGCTGGGCGCCTTGCTCGGTGCGCCGACCCTGAAGCTGCGCGGCGACTACCTCGCGGTCGTCACGCTCGGCTTCGGTGAAATCATCCGCATTTTCATGAACAACCTGAGCGGCCCGGTCAACATTACCAATGGCCCGCAAGGCATCAATCTCATCGAGCCGATCCGCATTGCCGGCGTTTCGCTGGCAGGCGAAGCCGGTTCGCAAGCGACCGTGCACATCGGCGATTTTTCCATGCCGTCGGTGAATGCCTATTATTTCCTCTTCCTGTTTTTGTGCCTGGCCATCATCTTTGTTTCTTACCGCCTGCAGCATTCGCGCCTGGGCCGCGCCTGGGTGGCGATCCGCGAAGACGAGATTGCCGCCAAGGCCATGGGCATCAATACCCGCAACATGAAGCTCTTGGCTTTCGCCATGGGGGCATCTTTTGGCGGCGTGGCCGGCGCCATGTTTGCCTCGTTCCAGGGGTTTGTCTCGCCGGAGTCCTTCACGCTGATGGAATCCATCGCCGTGCTGGCGATGGTGGTGTTGGGCGGCATGGGGCACATCCCTGGGGTGATCCTGGGCGGCATTCTGCTGGCGGCCTTGCCGGAAATTTTGCGGCATGTGGTGGAACCGGCGCAGCATCTGCTGTTCGGCAAGGTCGTGATCGAAGCCGAAATCCTGCGCCAGTTGCTGTACGGCCTGGCCATGGTGCTGATCATGCTGTTCCGTCCTGCCGGCATCTGGCCGGCACCGCGCCAGGAAGACCGGCCCGATGCCGATATCGATGCGCCGGGCAAATCGACCGACGTGGTGGCAGCATGA
- the rpmG gene encoding 50S ribosomal protein L33: MAKSGRDKIKLESTAGTGHFYTTTKNKRTTPEKLAIMKFDPKARKHVEYKETKIK; encoded by the coding sequence ATGGCGAAATCTGGCCGCGACAAAATCAAACTGGAGTCGACCGCAGGTACCGGTCACTTCTACACCACCACCAAGAACAAGCGCACCACGCCTGAAAAATTGGCGATCATGAAGTTCGATCCCAAGGCACGCAAGCATGTTGAGTATAAAGAGACCAAGATCAAGTAA
- the creB gene encoding two-component system response regulator CreB, translating into MPQAILIVEDEAAIADSILYALRTDGFMPHHVTLGEAALVLLDAPDAPQPALVVLDVGLPDMSGFEVCRRLRQFSDIPVIFLTARSDEIDRIVGLEIGADDYLTKPFSPRELVARIRAILRRQASSSSVPPARVAPTARFDVREQEGRIFFAGQALDLTRYEYLLLKTFIQHRGHILSRAQLMDRVWSDAPDTLERTVDAHIKSLRAKLRSIDENDDPIQTHRGMGYSLSAA; encoded by the coding sequence ATGCCCCAAGCGATCCTGATTGTCGAAGACGAAGCAGCCATTGCCGACAGCATCCTGTATGCATTGCGCACGGACGGCTTCATGCCGCACCATGTGACCCTGGGCGAAGCGGCACTGGTGCTGCTTGACGCACCAGACGCGCCTCAACCCGCACTGGTGGTGCTGGATGTCGGTTTGCCGGACATGAGCGGGTTCGAGGTTTGCCGGCGCCTGCGGCAGTTTTCCGACATTCCCGTCATCTTCCTGACGGCGCGCAGCGACGAGATTGACCGCATTGTCGGCCTGGAAATCGGCGCCGACGACTACCTGACCAAGCCATTTTCACCGCGCGAACTGGTGGCACGCATCCGCGCGATCCTGCGGCGTCAGGCATCCAGTTCGTCCGTCCCACCTGCAAGGGTCGCGCCCACCGCCCGCTTCGACGTGCGCGAACAGGAAGGCCGTATCTTCTTTGCCGGCCAGGCGCTCGACCTGACGCGCTATGAGTATCTGCTGCTTAAAACCTTCATCCAGCACCGCGGCCATATCCTGTCGCGCGCGCAATTGATGGACCGGGTCTGGTCGGATGCTCCCGATACGCTGGAGCGCACGGTCGATGCGCACATCAAGTCATTGCGGGCAAAATTGCGCAGCATCGATGAAAACGACGATCCTATCCAGACCCATCGCGGCATGGGCTACAGCCTGAGCGCAGCGTGA
- a CDS encoding ABC transporter substrate-binding protein gives MDARFSLTLFRKTAFYALWILAAAPSWAAISDEVIKIGLFTDLTGVYSGFTGKGSVIAAEMAIADAGETINGKPIKLLVADHKNDKELASRIARDWLEKENVDVIADVVGSPIALAVQEINKTKKAVLFFNSVVTTALTGKNCAETGVHWMYDANSFAAVSGGAITRRGGDTWFFITVDNDFGMNAERIYTNFIVANHGKVLGHARHPINTEDFSVYLLKAQMSGAKVIAFANAGEDAINGIKQSFDLRGVAKGKTQIMAAVGITDIHRIKLPLSQGMQTHASFYWNLDAKTAAWSNRYFALRGEMPHDVHAGIYSSLMHYFKAVKSLGSDDGPSVVKAMRTLPIDSPLLRNAQLRPDGRMVHDVYLVQVKKPSESKKPWDYFNVLQVIPGSQAFGSLEASECPLINKNAAKAQK, from the coding sequence ATGGACGCCAGGTTCAGTTTGACGCTATTTCGAAAAACTGCTTTTTATGCACTCTGGATTCTGGCAGCAGCGCCTTCGTGGGCAGCAATTTCGGATGAGGTCATCAAGATCGGCCTGTTTACCGATCTGACCGGGGTTTATTCTGGTTTTACCGGGAAGGGTTCGGTCATTGCTGCCGAAATGGCGATCGCTGATGCCGGCGAAACAATCAATGGCAAGCCCATCAAGTTGCTGGTCGCCGATCATAAAAATGATAAGGAACTGGCTTCCAGAATAGCCAGAGATTGGCTCGAAAAAGAAAATGTGGATGTCATTGCCGACGTGGTCGGGTCGCCGATTGCCCTGGCAGTGCAGGAAATTAACAAGACCAAAAAAGCCGTCCTGTTTTTCAATTCGGTAGTGACGACTGCCCTGACCGGGAAGAATTGTGCCGAGACGGGAGTGCACTGGATGTATGACGCCAATTCGTTCGCAGCAGTCTCCGGTGGCGCAATTACCCGGCGTGGGGGCGATACCTGGTTTTTTATTACCGTGGACAATGACTTCGGCATGAATGCCGAACGTATCTATACCAATTTTATTGTTGCCAATCACGGCAAGGTGCTGGGGCATGCGCGGCATCCGATCAACACGGAAGATTTTTCGGTTTATCTGCTCAAGGCGCAAATGTCTGGTGCCAAGGTAATTGCTTTTGCAAATGCAGGCGAAGATGCGATTAACGGCATCAAGCAATCGTTCGATCTGCGCGGTGTCGCCAAGGGCAAGACGCAAATCATGGCAGCTGTGGGCATTACCGACATCCATCGGATCAAGCTGCCGCTGTCGCAGGGCATGCAAACGCATGCATCGTTTTACTGGAATCTTGATGCGAAAACTGCCGCCTGGTCCAATCGCTATTTCGCGCTGCGGGGTGAAATGCCGCATGATGTCCACGCAGGCATTTATTCAAGCCTGATGCATTATTTTAAGGCTGTTAAATCGCTTGGAAGCGACGATGGGCCCAGCGTGGTGAAAGCAATGCGCACGCTACCCATCGACAGTCCGTTGCTAAGAAATGCGCAATTGCGACCAGACGGCAGAATGGTGCACGATGTGTATCTGGTGCAAGTCAAGAAACCATCCGAATCAAAAAAGCCCTGGGATTATTTTAATGTTCTTCAAGTCATTCCCGGGAGCCAGGCGTTTGGCTCATTGGAAGCGAGCGAATGCCCCCTGATAAATAAAAATGCTGCCAAGGCGCAGAAATAG
- a CDS encoding GGDEF and EAL domain-containing protein, protein MQISLSATFKRHSTLVLIMVCVLVGVRLLYSLFQFYEIQRDFVNVNFDSVYNTRAMLKSRLSADRFLTALLATQDYADAGRLATAAEFLDAQILQEKNFSYNADGPHWLAPRLQSHRNELEIVRKSVAESGFPNEQLAQLIANTRTLIRDMDDAERGSWGELAATNLYLDERLSEIGTQIRGIGSVFVIMAAILAWLIFTKAATESKLIRSTSIEKIILERSPIGIVLTTGLESKTVIASANAKFADLIGQPLETLVGMKFYDVMYPVDEATGPVTNELGAALANGEPFTLEGERMRKNGELLWYKVTCKAIDSDDLEKGIIWLFDDITERRKSEETVWRQANFDTLTGLPNRRMFHDRLAHAVATGHRTGHPLSLMFLDLDGFKEVNDTLGHDIGDLLLKETAERLCKCIRETDTVARLGGDEFTIILGELHDASSIERLAQLILQQIARPYFLKGEQVFVTASIGITVYPDDGKTVEVLLKNADQAMYAAKNEGRNRRSYFTPALQTAAQLRLRLINDLRKAIDEEQFEVYYQPIIEMATGTICKAEALLRWNHPTRGMIQPQEFILTAEETGLINPIGEWVFREAAHQASSWCAANQRAFQISINVSPVQFNSAIDQDPQWSKFLRSLGISGANIVVEITEGLLLSPNEATTAKIFGFRDAGIQVSLDDFGTGYASLSYLKHFDIDYLKIDQSFVRNLAPGSQDMVLSEAIILMAHKLGLKVIAEGVETAAQRDLLLAAGCDYAQGFLYSRPLPAEDFERLLAI, encoded by the coding sequence ATGCAGATCAGCCTGTCCGCAACATTCAAACGGCACTCAACCCTGGTGCTGATCATGGTTTGTGTATTGGTTGGCGTTCGCTTGCTCTATTCGCTGTTTCAGTTTTATGAAATTCAACGCGATTTTGTCAACGTCAATTTCGACAGCGTCTACAACACCCGGGCGATGTTGAAGAGCCGCCTGTCTGCTGACCGATTTTTGACGGCATTGCTGGCGACACAGGATTACGCTGATGCGGGGCGTCTTGCCACGGCTGCCGAATTTTTGGATGCGCAGATACTGCAGGAAAAAAATTTCTCCTACAATGCGGACGGCCCGCACTGGCTTGCACCACGCCTGCAATCGCATCGCAATGAGCTGGAAATTGTGCGGAAATCAGTTGCCGAAAGCGGCTTTCCCAATGAACAGCTGGCGCAATTGATTGCCAATACCCGAACGTTAATCCGTGATATGGATGATGCTGAACGTGGCAGCTGGGGTGAGCTGGCTGCAACCAATCTCTATCTTGACGAGCGGTTGAGCGAGATCGGTACCCAGATTCGGGGCATTGGCAGCGTGTTTGTCATCATGGCCGCCATTCTGGCCTGGCTGATTTTTACAAAAGCAGCGACGGAGTCCAAGTTAATCCGCAGCACTTCCATTGAGAAAATTATCCTTGAGCGCTCGCCCATCGGTATTGTCCTGACTACGGGCCTGGAGAGCAAAACCGTCATAGCAAGCGCCAATGCAAAGTTTGCGGACCTGATCGGGCAGCCGCTGGAAACCTTGGTTGGCATGAAATTCTATGACGTCATGTATCCAGTCGACGAAGCAACTGGTCCCGTCACCAATGAACTGGGTGCAGCCTTGGCGAATGGCGAACCATTTACGCTCGAAGGCGAGCGGATGCGCAAAAATGGCGAGCTGCTTTGGTACAAGGTGACCTGCAAGGCAATTGATTCCGATGACCTGGAAAAAGGGATCATCTGGCTTTTTGATGATATTACCGAGAGGAGAAAATCGGAAGAAACGGTCTGGCGCCAGGCCAACTTCGATACCTTGACTGGCCTGCCGAACCGGCGGATGTTTCATGACCGGCTTGCGCATGCAGTGGCGACCGGCCATCGTACAGGCCATCCGCTATCGTTGATGTTCCTCGATCTGGACGGCTTCAAGGAAGTAAACGATACCCTTGGCCATGACATTGGCGACCTGCTGCTGAAGGAAACCGCCGAGCGGCTGTGCAAATGCATTCGTGAAACGGACACCGTTGCCCGCCTGGGCGGCGATGAATTCACGATCATTCTGGGTGAACTGCATGACGCCTCCAGCATTGAACGGCTGGCCCAATTAATCCTCCAGCAAATTGCGCGACCCTATTTTTTAAAAGGCGAGCAGGTATTTGTCACAGCGAGTATTGGCATCACCGTTTATCCAGACGATGGCAAGACCGTGGAAGTCCTCCTGAAAAATGCGGACCAGGCGATGTATGCGGCAAAGAATGAGGGCCGCAATCGCCGCAGTTATTTCACGCCTGCCCTGCAAACGGCTGCGCAGCTTAGATTGCGCCTCATAAATGACTTGCGCAAAGCAATCGACGAAGAGCAATTTGAAGTGTATTACCAGCCGATCATAGAAATGGCGACCGGGACGATATGCAAGGCCGAAGCCTTGTTGCGCTGGAATCATCCGACGCGCGGCATGATTCAGCCGCAGGAATTTATCCTGACAGCTGAAGAAACAGGCTTGATCAATCCGATCGGTGAATGGGTATTTCGGGAAGCGGCACACCAGGCATCGAGTTGGTGTGCCGCGAACCAGCGTGCATTTCAGATCAGCATCAATGTTTCGCCTGTCCAGTTTAATAGCGCGATAGATCAAGATCCTCAGTGGAGCAAATTTTTGCGCAGCCTGGGTATCTCTGGCGCCAATATTGTGGTCGAGATTACCGAAGGTTTACTGCTTTCGCCGAACGAAGCAACCACGGCGAAAATTTTCGGTTTTCGCGATGCAGGGATCCAGGTGTCGCTTGACGATTTCGGCACTGGCTATGCTTCGCTTTCCTATCTCAAGCATTTCGACATCGATTATTTAAAGATCGACCAATCCTTCGTGCGCAACCTTGCGCCAGGATCGCAAGACATGGTGTTGTCGGAAGCGATTATCTTAATGGCGCACAAGCTGGGATTGAAAGTGATAGCGGAAGGGGTGGAGACTGCGGCGCAGAGGGACTTGTTGCTTGCTGCAGGATGCGATTATGCGCAAGGATTCTTATATTCCCGGCCACTCCCGGCAGAGGACTTTGAGAGGCTGCTGGCCATATAA